Genomic window (Paenibacillus sp. 37):
CCAACCTACGGGTGCCGGAATGCGTGCCCAGAGCAAATCATACCCGTGCTTGCGAATCTCCGGGGTCATACCGGAATGTTTGCGTACCGCAGAGTATCTGCCATCAGCGCCAACAATTACAGATGCTTCAATGGAGGCAGGAACGCCGTTCTGCCGAATGTTAATACCCACGACCTGGCCGTTCTTGTCTCGTAACAAACCGGTCATAATCGTATTGAATAGTACTTGTTTATATGAACTGTGCTGCTGAGCATGCGACACGATGGCTTCCAGGAGATGATCTTGGGGTACATGAATACCAACATGAGATTCTCCATTGCCCGGTGATACCGTATGAATAATCTGCCCATTTTCCCAATACTGAATCTGTTCCAAGAGCAGCGCTCCGCGTTCCTGAATGAGGGAATAGAGGCCGTGTTTATTCAAAATGGCTTCGCCATCCACATTGAGCAACTCCCCGCGAAAAGACTTGTGCAGGTGGGGCTGCCGCTCAATGAGCATCGTGGAGATTCCTTGTTGATTCAGTAAATAAGAAAGCAAAGCACCGCCAGGACCTGCGCCGACGATGCAAACATCTGTTTTGAGTTGAGATTGTATATTCTGATTCATGTGCATAAGTCCCTTGCATTATAATGGTGACGCTTTATTTACTTTATAACAACAGATTTATTAAAATCATTAAGTAACTAAAAGTAACTTTAAAGATATAGGTTATTATAAACAAACTCGTTGCCATAATGCAATAGGTGAAACCCGAAATAAAACAAGAGTGTGGCAGTCAACGATAGAGTGTCGGATACAAGCGCATTTTTCACAAACATCATAGTGTAAATATGTTACAATATAAGGTAGGTTATGATGAAAGGCAGGAGGAACGTTTATGAGCCCGGATACGGAGCGAAACTCTCAATTGGCAAATGTAGATCAATTGTTGGAGGCCTTCTTCAGATATAAAAACAAAGTATTGGATCAGCAGCAGAAGACCGAAACCAACTGTAAACTGAATCCGACAAAAAGTCATATATTGGGCATGATTTTACGTGAAAAACGCTGCATGGCGGTTGATGTGGCCAGACAACTCAGTTTGTCTTCCGGCGCAACCACCATTGTACTGAATCAACTGGAGACGGAAGGGTTGATCCAGCGGGTGCGCAGTGAAGAAGATCGGAGAATTGTGTGGCTGTCCTTAACGGATGAAGGCGCGCAGCTTGCCAAGACACTTAATGCGAATCGCGGCCGAATGACGTGGGAATTGTTGCAAGCACTTTCCGAAGAGGAGCAACAGCAGATGTTTGGCATGCTGAAGAAAATTGAGCTGAAACTGCTGGAGAACATGAAATCGTTTGAACAGATTCATCGGTAGTCCATATATGACTTGATCCTTGAAGACGTCAGTCCTCATGAGTTCGTCCCTAATTGCGGAGGGGTGAGCCTTGAAGACTGGCGTTTTTGAGTTTGTTCATAAATGAAAGCGAACCACATGATCCGTCATGCCTTCTTGGATCAAAATTTCTTTTTGCTTGCTGCCCATCAGGTCAAAGTGGGGAAAGGGCTGCCGCCGATGAATGTATCGCGGGTCCAGCCCATGATCGTTGCACCAACGCTCGAGACGTTCCAGATCTGCACAGCCAACTTTGGTGACACTGGTGATGTCGGGGAATCGGTTGTCAATCCAGAAATGAGTGAGGTACGCAATCTCACCACGAGCCACTTGTTCCTTCCACGCAGCAAGCTCTTGTCGTTTAATTCCAAATGCCATAGATGTAAGTTCCTTTCCGAAGGGTATTGTCCTGAGCATATTGTAACATCTTATATACAGAATCCATCAGAATTCTTTCATTCAGACTGGTCTGAGACGAGTTGAATGGGTATATGAATATGACAACATTTTTATAATAAAGGTTGGATTATGTTAAAATAAACCTATACAACAAAGGTTTCACCACTTCTATAGCGGAAAGGGATTGTCATCATGGAAATATTTATTGCCGTACTTGTGTTACTGGTCCTGATCGGTTTATCCAATATTTTAAACCGGTTTGTACCCTTTATTCCCATTCCGCTCATTCAAATCGTGCTTGGTGTAGCTATAGCTTTGCTTCCTGCAGGTGTTCACCTGCCGTTGAATCCGGAATTATTCTTTGTACTGTTCATCGCACCTTTGTTATACAACGATGGTAAGCGAACTCCAAGGAATGAATTATGGAATCTGCGTGCACCGATACTTCTGCTTGCACTAGGGCTTGTATTCGTGACAGTAGTCGTGGCGGGATATGCCATTCACTGGCTGATTCCTTCGATTCCGTTACCTGCTGCTTTTGCTCTTGCAGCCATATTGTCCCCGACAGATGCAGTGGCCGTTGGCGCCATGGCAGGGCGAGTACATTTGCCCAAAGGCATACATAGACTTCTTGAAGGTGAAGCATTAATGAATGATGCATCCGGCCTGGTCGCCTTCAAATTCGCAATTGCAGCCACAGTTACAGGTGTATTTTCCCTGGCGAATGCAACTTTTAGTTTTATTCTGATTGCGATTGGCGGGCTTCTTGTCGGGGCCTTGTTATCTTTTCTGTTAATCAGGCTAGGGGTATGGATCCGTAGACTGGGCATGGAAGATGTGACAATTCACATGCTGCTGCAAATCCTGACGCCATTTATCATCTATCTGGTGAGTGAAGAAATTGGGGTATCAGGTATTCTTGCGGTAGTGGCAGGCGGTATTATCCACGCCATTGAGCGTGACCGTGCTGAATCGGTTCAGTTGAAAATGCAGGTGGTATCTGCGAGCACATGGTCAGTCATTTTATTTATACTAAATGGTCTGGTGTTTGTTATTCTGGGTGTACAGGTCCCGGATGTGTTGAGTACCATATTTGAAAATGTTTCGTTTAATAATCTGCAGGTGTTGGGATATGTAGGCTTGATCTCGGTGCTACTGCTGGTTCTGCGCTTTCTCTGGATCTATCTGTTCTGGCAAGGGAATGAATGGTTGCGTACCCAATCCTCTATAGGCAGTCCCAGATTCAAGGATATTACGATCATTTCCCTCTCTGGGGTGCGGGGGGCTGTAACATTGGCGGGTGCGTTCTCCATTCCTTATGTGCTTCAGGATGGATCACCTTTCCCTGAACGGGATCTGATTATTTTCCTCGCGGCAGGAGTTATCCTCTTCTCCCTGATTGCGGCAAGCGTGTTTCTTCCGGTTCTGGCCAAGGACGATGGGAAATCCACAGAAGAAACACCGCAGAAGTCAGAACGAAAGGCACATGACATTATGCTGAATGCGGCAATACGAGCTGTCAAATCCGAAATGAACGATGAGAACAAAGCTGCCGCTCTCGCGGTTGTCTCCGACTTGTCCAAGTACATCAGACAGGCCGCAGGTCAGCTTACCGCCGATAAACGCAAAGATATTCAGAAACAAGAAACGGCTATTAACCTGATTGCCACCCGTGCGGAACGTAAAGAAGTTGAAGTAATGTTGGACGAAAATGCAATTGCTTCTGATGCGGCCTTCAAATGTGACAGCTGGTTGGATCGCAAGGAAATGATGCTGGCGAATCGCGCAAACACTCAGTTCATGACTTCGATCAGCGAGATCGGGCGTGTGTTAGGACATCTGTTCACCAACCGGTCCCAGAAGCCGAATCAACCATTCATGCTAGAAAATGCAGAACTGTTCCGTCAGGTGAAGTTACGTACCTCTGAATCGGCAATTAAGGCCATTCGTGCCCATATGAATGATGGGAATCGAGTCGTCGCACTGTCGGTCATTGCCAAGTATGAGCGTGTAATTGCCAAATTGCGCACCTGGAACCAGGGTAAAACGGAAGATCCGTTTAATCAGGAGAAATTGGAGTTGCAGATGGTGGCCATTCAGGAACAGCGTAATACGGTTCAACAGCTGTATGAAAACGGCGAAATCACCCGTGATGTGGCTGCGAAACTTCGTCGGTTTATTAACGACGTTGAAGCGACTGCGCTGAAAAACACCTAATCCGATAAATCCGATATTTTAAATATGCTAAACGGTTTGATATAATATGGACA
Coding sequences:
- a CDS encoding MarR family winged helix-turn-helix transcriptional regulator is translated as MSPDTERNSQLANVDQLLEAFFRYKNKVLDQQQKTETNCKLNPTKSHILGMILREKRCMAVDVARQLSLSSGATTIVLNQLETEGLIQRVRSEEDRRIVWLSLTDEGAQLAKTLNANRGRMTWELLQALSEEEQQQMFGMLKKIELKLLENMKSFEQIHR
- a CDS encoding FAD-dependent monooxygenase, which encodes MNQNIQSQLKTDVCIVGAGPGGALLSYLLNQQGISTMLIERQPHLHKSFRGELLNVDGEAILNKHGLYSLIQERGALLLEQIQYWENGQIIHTVSPGNGESHVGIHVPQDHLLEAIVSHAQQHSSYKQVLFNTIMTGLLRDKNGQVVGINIRQNGVPASIEASVIVGADGRYSAVRKHSGMTPEIRKHGYDLLWARIPAPVGWEPAVRMASMDGQQLALFSQFGGYVQIGWNIPEGAYSKLREQPIAPFVDKLVSAFPCLSDSVAANIQSWSDFVLLSVESSYCQSWAQDNVVLIGDAAHTMTPTGAFGLNAALEDADVLSELLVQMAADQFSSTTQLQELQTIRGAKVQQQLARQVEMESSFQQRYESFL
- a CDS encoding Na+/H+ antiporter — its product is MEIFIAVLVLLVLIGLSNILNRFVPFIPIPLIQIVLGVAIALLPAGVHLPLNPELFFVLFIAPLLYNDGKRTPRNELWNLRAPILLLALGLVFVTVVVAGYAIHWLIPSIPLPAAFALAAILSPTDAVAVGAMAGRVHLPKGIHRLLEGEALMNDASGLVAFKFAIAATVTGVFSLANATFSFILIAIGGLLVGALLSFLLIRLGVWIRRLGMEDVTIHMLLQILTPFIIYLVSEEIGVSGILAVVAGGIIHAIERDRAESVQLKMQVVSASTWSVILFILNGLVFVILGVQVPDVLSTIFENVSFNNLQVLGYVGLISVLLLVLRFLWIYLFWQGNEWLRTQSSIGSPRFKDITIISLSGVRGAVTLAGAFSIPYVLQDGSPFPERDLIIFLAAGVILFSLIAASVFLPVLAKDDGKSTEETPQKSERKAHDIMLNAAIRAVKSEMNDENKAAALAVVSDLSKYIRQAAGQLTADKRKDIQKQETAINLIATRAERKEVEVMLDENAIASDAAFKCDSWLDRKEMMLANRANTQFMTSISEIGRVLGHLFTNRSQKPNQPFMLENAELFRQVKLRTSESAIKAIRAHMNDGNRVVALSVIAKYERVIAKLRTWNQGKTEDPFNQEKLELQMVAIQEQRNTVQQLYENGEITRDVAAKLRRFINDVEATALKNT